Proteins from a genomic interval of Bradyrhizobium sp. CCGB01:
- a CDS encoding ABC transporter ATP-binding protein yields MAQIKVEALDKSFGDFHAVKSASFTVEDGQFLCLLGPSGCGKTTTLRMIAGLELPTAGTIRLDGEDVTMNRASARDIAFVFQLFALYPHMNVRRNIGFPLTCEGIGAAERDRRVVEAARILRITHLLDRSVSGLAGGDRQRVALGRAIVRKPKCFLMDEPLGALDTEMREAMIHELRALHDRLGATTVYVTHDQLEAMAMADRIAVMNNGVVEQVASPRDIYDRPASLFVADFIGSPPMNFLPFRGGLQTGAEAIRLGERDVAIPAAREAMAESELVLGVRPEHVRFTDGGMVRGEVYGTEYLGTTQIVTVTTRYGALKARSPSSRSFRTGETVGLDFRPDTLSIFDKASGRAIRTALHEGGAHG; encoded by the coding sequence ATGGCACAGATCAAGGTCGAGGCGCTCGACAAATCCTTCGGTGATTTTCATGCGGTCAAGTCCGCCAGCTTCACGGTGGAGGACGGCCAGTTCCTTTGCCTGCTCGGGCCGTCCGGCTGCGGCAAGACCACGACGCTCCGCATGATTGCCGGCCTGGAGTTGCCGACGGCAGGTACGATCCGGTTGGACGGCGAAGACGTGACGATGAATCGCGCATCCGCGCGCGACATCGCCTTCGTGTTCCAGCTCTTCGCGCTCTATCCGCACATGAATGTCCGGCGCAACATCGGCTTTCCTCTGACATGCGAGGGCATCGGTGCGGCCGAGCGCGACCGGCGCGTTGTTGAGGCTGCGCGGATCTTGCGGATCACGCATCTACTCGACCGCTCCGTCTCCGGCCTCGCCGGCGGCGACCGGCAGCGTGTGGCGCTTGGACGAGCCATTGTGCGCAAGCCGAAGTGTTTTCTGATGGACGAGCCGCTCGGCGCGCTCGATACCGAGATGCGCGAGGCCATGATTCACGAACTGCGGGCTCTGCATGACCGCTTGGGAGCGACGACCGTCTATGTCACCCATGACCAGCTTGAAGCCATGGCGATGGCTGACAGGATCGCGGTGATGAACAATGGCGTCGTCGAGCAGGTGGCGAGTCCGCGCGACATCTATGACCGGCCGGCTTCGCTGTTCGTCGCGGACTTCATCGGCTCGCCGCCCATGAATTTCCTGCCGTTCCGTGGCGGTTTGCAGACCGGCGCAGAGGCGATCCGGCTTGGCGAACGCGACGTTGCAATTCCTGCCGCGCGTGAGGCGATGGCGGAGAGCGAGCTGGTGCTCGGCGTGCGGCCCGAGCATGTGCGCTTCACCGATGGCGGCATGGTGCGCGGCGAAGTCTATGGCACGGAATATCTGGGCACGACGCAGATCGTGACCGTGACGACGCGTTACGGCGCGCTCAAGGCCCGCTCACCTAGCAGCAGATCGTTTCGGACCGGCGAGACTGTCGGGCTCGACTTTCGGCCCGATACGCTGTCGATCTTCGACAAGGCATCCGGCCGGGCGATTCGCACCGCGCTGCATGAGGGAGGCGCGCATGGCTGA
- a CDS encoding carbohydrate ABC transporter permease, which produces MTSATTAHSVVEPSATTRRFAGSLVVLYAIITMIPLVWIMLTAFKSPDDAISYPPKVMFKPSLEGFCNLFTTRSRQTPEFIRSLGPPQGLCDSIARDRNMVVAGPSNYVPRFVNSLIIAFGSTVLAVALGTLSAYGFSRFRVPLKDDLLFFILSTRMMPPIAVAIPIYLMYRTVGLSDTRLGMILLYTSVNVSLAVWLLKGFIDEIPREYEEAAMIDGYTRFQAFVKVVLPQATTGIAATAIFCLIFAWNEYAFAVLLTSGNAQTAPPFIPIIIGEGGQDWPAVAAGTTLFLVPIVVFTVLLRKHLLRGITFGAVRK; this is translated from the coding sequence ATGACATCAGCCACCACAGCCCATTCGGTCGTCGAGCCGTCGGCCACGACGCGGCGCTTTGCCGGCTCGCTCGTCGTGCTCTACGCCATCATCACCATGATCCCGCTGGTGTGGATCATGCTCACCGCGTTCAAGTCGCCGGACGATGCGATCTCCTATCCGCCAAAAGTGATGTTCAAGCCGTCGCTCGAAGGTTTCTGCAATCTGTTCACGACGCGCTCGCGCCAGACGCCGGAGTTCATCCGCTCGCTCGGACCGCCGCAGGGGCTTTGCGACAGCATCGCCCGCGACCGCAATATGGTGGTCGCCGGTCCCTCGAACTATGTGCCGCGCTTCGTCAACTCGCTGATCATCGCATTCGGCTCGACCGTGCTCGCCGTCGCGCTCGGCACCTTGTCGGCCTATGGCTTCTCGCGCTTCCGCGTGCCGCTGAAGGACGACCTCTTGTTCTTCATTCTGTCGACCCGGATGATGCCGCCGATTGCGGTCGCGATCCCGATCTATCTGATGTACCGCACCGTCGGATTGTCGGACACAAGGCTCGGGATGATCCTGCTCTACACCTCGGTCAACGTCTCGCTCGCCGTCTGGCTGCTCAAGGGATTCATCGACGAAATCCCACGCGAGTACGAGGAGGCGGCTATGATCGACGGCTATACCCGCTTTCAGGCCTTCGTGAAGGTGGTGCTGCCTCAGGCCACCACGGGAATCGCGGCGACGGCGATCTTCTGCCTGATCTTCGCCTGGAACGAATACGCCTTCGCGGTGCTTCTCACCTCGGGCAACGCGCAGACGGCGCCACCGTTCATCCCGATTATCATCGGCGAGGGCGGGCAGGACTGGCCCGCAGTGGCCGCCGGCACGACGCTGTTTTTGGTGCCGATCGTGGTGTTCACGGTGCTTCTGCGCAAGCATCTGCTGCGCGGCATCACCTTTGGAGCCGTTCGCAAATGA
- a CDS encoding carbohydrate ABC transporter permease, with translation MNELSASSRIIYRAVMVRPGVARRIRGLSDRTLAWLFITPTIVLLLAINIFPLLWTIYLSFTNYRANRANVPTIWLGADWYQSILTDPDIWAAMQVTAHFVIWTVVIETVLGFGLAYLIDKKFRGHGMWTTIILLPMMLSPAVVGNFWTFLYQPQIGLFNYVVAFFTGRAASSFQMLGDVTLSPWAIVIVDAWMWTPYVMLICLAGLRSIPDYIYEAAEVDRASKWRQFWSITLPMALPFIMLAVLFRGIENFKMFDMVNLLTGGGPGSTTEVASITLKRAAFESWRTGYSSAFAIILFVTVFGLANIYVKALNKVKSR, from the coding sequence ATGAATGAACTGAGTGCCTCTTCGCGGATCATCTATCGGGCCGTCATGGTCCGGCCGGGTGTGGCGCGTCGTATCCGGGGCCTGTCGGACAGGACGCTCGCCTGGCTGTTCATCACGCCGACGATCGTGCTGCTGCTGGCGATCAACATCTTCCCGCTGCTCTGGACGATCTATCTGTCGTTCACGAATTACCGCGCCAATCGCGCCAACGTGCCGACGATCTGGCTGGGCGCCGATTGGTACCAGTCGATCCTGACCGATCCGGACATCTGGGCGGCGATGCAGGTGACGGCGCATTTCGTGATCTGGACGGTGGTGATCGAGACCGTTCTTGGATTTGGCCTTGCCTATCTCATCGACAAGAAATTCCGCGGCCACGGTATGTGGACCACGATCATCCTGCTGCCGATGATGCTGTCACCGGCTGTCGTCGGCAATTTCTGGACATTCCTGTACCAGCCGCAGATCGGACTGTTCAATTACGTGGTCGCCTTCTTCACCGGCCGCGCGGCCTCGTCCTTCCAGATGCTGGGCGACGTCACGCTGAGCCCCTGGGCCATCGTCATCGTCGATGCCTGGATGTGGACGCCCTATGTGATGCTGATCTGCCTCGCCGGCTTGCGGTCGATCCCGGACTATATCTACGAGGCGGCGGAGGTCGATCGCGCGTCGAAATGGCGGCAGTTCTGGTCGATCACGCTGCCGATGGCGCTGCCGTTCATCATGCTGGCGGTGCTCTTCCGCGGTATCGAGAACTTCAAGATGTTCGACATGGTCAATCTGCTCACCGGCGGTGGGCCGGGGTCGACCACGGAAGTCGCGTCGATCACGCTCAAGCGTGCTGCGTTCGAGAGCTGGCGCACCGGCTATTCCTCGGCCTTCGCGATCATCCTGTTCGTGACGGTCTTCGGCCTCGCCAACATCTACGTAAAGGCGCTGAACAAGGTGAAAAGCCGATGA